A window of Euwallacea fornicatus isolate EFF26 chromosome 25, ASM4011564v1, whole genome shotgun sequence contains these coding sequences:
- the LOC136346978 gene encoding adenomatous polyposis coli protein-like isoform X1, which yields MSLPVSQYEALLAEVRGLRRKAQRVQQLARPLIGNSSQSIQNEKPLDYTMESLLLNRQHDRSNSPNYDQSSSMSDPDHLSSEDEYRLGTSKDKSLRSTAQMSVSSEPTATIRTEGQAPTESMFHGAWPNVTRVSLWNSEPASLEQSGAVAQNQRKDLGACSSVCQNDVSSVMSFASSSGGVPIDRVLCSPEQKWSSQQLEAKMDVVNRLLSMLGSQDHVDMGETLLALSSCPESCLAMRQSGCIPLLVQLVQSDKESENRKKAAQALHNLVNSQPDEKIRKREVRILKLLEDTRRYIECLKYNLEYEGDTCESLSSTQSEDGDKHPVQTVAHLMKLSFDEGHRQAICQLGGIHTLATLVECEHSLHDTATQEGHCVLMRRYACMALTNLTFGDSGNKTLLCSYRDFMRALISQLQSPSDELRQVTASVLRNLSWRADSTSKEILREVGSVTGLMKAAMLKNKENTLKSILSALWNLSAHCTENKSEICAVEGGLAFLVNMLTYKTPSKSLAIIENAGGILRNISSQIAVRDDYRGTLRDHNCLHILLEQLKSPSLTIVSNACGTLWNLSAKNAQDQDTLWQMGAPAMLRSLNHSKHKMIAMGSSAALKNLLSCKPQQSLVHKMDSTALALNLPELPTLGARKQKALMEDLNTTLSETYENIDKDSPVKFTAETSVDITTFVHGTRPKMGKSSPEQLTNAFASLNLNEPSTSYALDARHKSKIPQNYGGSSLPYVPQLSRRSNPTSFLPIKAKFSDHAYNDDTSDQPIDYSRKYSESSGTKPRNIPLEMSKSDERKYSDKKEADDFDIGYTETDLDQPTDYSLRYAEDDSDSEICSKITKQEFVQDTVKTYCTEGTPYETPFVFSNATSMSDLRNVGTIDVKTEINNEITKNVDSKDNKEIKDIEEKDRCSTEDISEIETAAVKPQKSEFSSGMMSPEKPVNYCEEGTPGYFSRVSSFGSGLDSLPTNETVIKKDAKSEENSNEASSSAQKMIRDEKVTSTPKTPNEAKVVKFEQVRAREVVNYAEQTPLMFSRSSSLASLDSVEQHSIHDDRSSIVSDFRTSSIRLTSGIVSPSELPDSPTQTVPSSPRALKQKLDFPGPSKHARQNLEHKQKPPQKSSVFEDNTTKFKEESTPIQFSTATSLSSLTIDDNEDHDSRDKTPDAKLIHQTPKVSIELTTTDEQQQEKKDNEKDTSGFDELNDDSDGDDDDILAACISDGMQSNISVPTATSASNKLPGNAYQYQHQPMKIQGNSTGIPMLRHTTPPRHESVVNTVLISEDPPKRYCTEDTPAELSRAGSHSNLSVLSIPKSKAGDFSSDESSNLSAENENILEECIQSAMPKSKKDLKETSLQSKVSATSILPRRASPPFKHSQHVHSQKASDQHVSAAQKSEESVKVASVFNYKHHPGLERINNPKQKGCDGREAKSKDGDHRETSLPPYVSIKDEVANYEVEDSPCQYSLKSSLSDLTIDGSVAGLKPFPKSPNPAAKPSSAGPSKKPSGSDNRAISNESQRIQNKQQRRESLSSLSSLASNEGDQVLLEECIYAGMPTDKQEEALLNECIQAGMHSVNRSSVPNNMKSFEGDEFLNQNQHISEGENRSKNVNVASVTGSTVVIPPQVSEQCPKISTTVAGVEEGPAPSRSGKNDTENLVSFGQPSRVQDAQRARIGTPPAADTLPDKFSHSEENLLTDQTKSGSSKSVNQFLEGSFENDFTFSNSVNCANLDHEFTRSCEESGNLVDNRMLDPDAMIESLDRFTAELVSQASHLNKEKISSQLDLPNLSNVDDNTWNDDTSQNEVTFPTMSGSAPNVITFGSEQNDGCSGADVVDAGDNHDEGISNDFSSINTSTMTESTLIAIEAARIATVFKKEAEMSQSISIAKSLDLDSVKPPSELNSLTNSTIGGHDRGTPRSPKLVSRKKSLPGSLLVKRALSNSLNHGSSRKSLNNNSIENLDGLDPPSEMQNLVDMDNSITSIASLPHEETELQPEFIINGSVEKLAPDCWPHPIFNVKQQFSIFGQNSSVTDLEMVNPPSIFNDITDMCNSLADVATDVIGTETSVFEDCLTHMAEQTFVDNSLPVDTSEFSDANSITPIQTDNSSVENTPKKTSKTANKIAMTKQRRNLARDRYKTYVVAAEKVMRESMERELLLRDCTEDNSDASTEDYRTVNDRTEPLESSTNATYTITTTKLTPKERRRLNRFRFETQVLDEATIPQHNESVENEKSKSPSGSPSPTRSKLAIRRNFQQKRLENKERFKTHTLSESSFGSPELLAASPSCEGSDIHSLVEKEANLVLKTIRDSKLLHDEMLDSETLSLVSNDEDSEQTFNVNYKTYHKSWSLKKPNVPAIVSQSHGPSLQQNGNSLEQTKSTVEVGELSSLEPRELLSLESVNSDEENCPGQTIVKPKIVKPTVTAASEASDEPENEEPPKGIRGRRKPLYSKTTSGSKVAAKTIKPARTMAASNLVKNVTSTIKSGSALKNVVIAQPHKPAAASKPPVPSQVKSSGYGLMRNSANSSNKGASNSRSSSGNNSPKSSPSHTEKGSSPLERQGTFTKDATSAPTSNAVKQPLRTPAPPSKIPSFARQIARAVTSKIPANINPPNPVGRSSTTAKALSVNRTNKTSRIYNRSTSADSRETAKKIQPSSSTQSLKGESRTPPNGVLKKTGIPSPAPRSNSNVSVASNGSAKKQVTSKIASLWKKVEENRGKQQPVQDKRVWMTPSTVQQNGVKEESNLMVSPVNES from the exons AATCTATGTTTCATGGAGCTTGGCCGAACGTCACGAGAGTCAGCTTGTGGAATTCTGAGCCTGCCAGTCTGGAGCAGTCTGGTGCTGTAGCACAAAACCAAAGGAAAGACTTGGGTGCTTGTAGTTCGGTCTGTCAAAAC GATGTTTCATCCGTAATGTCTTTTGCGTCGAGCTCAGGGGGAGTACCAATAGATAGAGTTCTGTGTAGCCCCGAGCAAAAGTGGTCTTCCCAGCAGCTAGAAGCCAAAATGGACGTGGTCAATAGATTATTATCCATGTTAGGTAGCCAGGATCATGTCGATATGGGGGAAACTCTGTTGGCCCTAAGTAGTTGCCCAGAAAGTTGCCTGGCAATGAGGCAGTCCG GCTGTATTCCCTTATTAGTTCAATTGGTGCAATCGGATAAAGAAAGTGAAAATAGAAAGAAGGCGGCGCAAGCACTGCACAATCTAGTCAATTCTCAGCCGGACGAAAAAATCAGGAAAAGGGAGGTTCGAATATTGAAATTGTTGGAAGACACAAGGCGGTATATCGAATGTTTAAAGTACAACTTGGAATACGAAGGAGACACCTGTGAAAGTCTTAGTTCTACTCAATCTGAAG aTGGTGATAAACATCCTGTACAGACTGTGGCGCATCTGATGAAACTATCCTTTGATGAAGGCCACAGGCAGGCCATATGTCAACTGGGTGGCATACATACCTTAGCAACGTTAGTCGag tgCGAGCATTCTTTACACGATACCGCAACACAAGAAGGCCATTGCGTGCTCATGCGTAGATACGCATGCATGGCTCTCACAAACCTTACGTTCGGAGATAGTGGAAACAAAACGCTGTTGTGCTCCTATAGGGATTTCATGCGGGCCCTTATCTCTCAGCTTCAAAGTCCTAGTGACGAACTTAGGCAG GTCACCGCTAGTGTCTTAAGAAACTTGTCTTGGAGGGCAGATTCAACCAGTAAGGAAATTCTCAGAGAAGTGGGCAGCGTAACGGGACTAATGAAAGCCGCCATGTTGAAAAACAAGGAGAATACTCTAAAATCCATTTTGTCGGCGCTATGGAACCTGTCGGCACACTGCACTGAAAATAAATCTGAGATATGTGCTGTGGAGGGAGGACTGGCTTTTTTGGTGAACATGTTGACGTACAAAACACCATCGAAGAGTTTGGCCATTATCGAAAACGCCGGTGGTATTTTAAGGAATATTTCTAGTCAGATCGCCGTTCGGGATGATTACAG AGGAACTCTCCGCGATCACAACTGCCTTCACATCCTCCTGGAGCAACTCAAATCGCCCAGTTTAACGATAGTGTCCAATGCTTGCGGCACTCTGTGGAATCTATCGGCGAAAAACGCACAGGATCAAGACACATTGTGGCAAATGGGGGCACCGGCAATGCTGCGCAGCTTGAACCACTCTAAACACAAAATGATTGCAATGGGTTCGAGTGCCGCGCTCAAAAACTTGCTCAGTTGCAAACCACAACAGAGTTTGGTTCACAAAATGGATTCGACCGCACTTGCATTGAATTTACCAGAGCTACCAACGCTGGGGGCCAGGAAGCAAAAGGCGTTGATGGAG GATCTAAACACTACTCTCAGCGAGACATACGAAAACATTGACAAAGATTCCCCGGTGAAGTTTACCGCGGAAACCAGTGTAGATATTACAACGTTTGTGCATGGAACTCGTCCCAAAATGGGTAAAAGCAGTCCGGAGCAATTGACCAACGCATTTGCCAGTCTCAATTTGAACGAACCTTCCACTAGCTATGCTCTCGATGCGAGGCATAAATCCAAAATACCCCAGAACTATG gtGGTTCAAGTCTTCCTTATGTCCCCCAACTCTCTAGGCGTTCAAACCCGACCTCCTTTCTCCCGATAAAGGCAAAATTTTCCGATCATGCATACAATGACGACACTTCTGACCAGCCCATCGATTACAGCCGTAAATACTCGGAAAGTAGCGGGACTAAGCCGAGGAATATCCCTTTGGAAATGTCGAAAAGCGACGAGAGGAAATATAGCGATAAGAAGGAAGCAGACGACTTCGACATTGGGTACACGGAGACGGATCTTGACCAGCCCACTGACTACTCCTTGAGGTATGCCGAGGATGACTCTGATTCGGAGATTTGCAGTAAAATAACGAAGCAGGAATTTGTACAG GACACCGTGAAAACTTACTGCACCGAAGGAACGCCTTACGAGACCCCATTTGTCTTTTCCAACGCAACATCAATGTCGGATTTGAGAAATGTCGGAACGATCGATGTAAAAACCGAAATAAATAACGAAATAACCAAAAATGTCGATTCTAAAGACAACAAGGAAATTAAAGACATTGAAGAAAAGGATCGCTGTTCTACCGAAGATATTTCCGAGATAGAAACTGCTGCAGTGAAGCCGCAAAAGTCGGAATTCAGTTCCGGAATGATGTCACCGGAAAAACCGGTGAATTATTGTGAAGAAGGCACCCCCGGATATTTCTCACGTGTGAGCAGTTTTGGGTCTGGTTTGGACTCGCTGCCTACGAACGAGACTGTTATCAAAAAAGATGCGAAATCGgaagaaaattcaaacgaaGCTTCATCATCTGCACAAAAAATGATTCGAGACGAGAAGGTTACCAGTACGCCGAAAACACCAAATGAAGCCaaagttgtcaaatttgagCAGGTACGAGCGAGAGAG gtGGTGAATTATGCAGAGCAGACGCCATTGATGTTCTCTAGGTCCAGTTCTTTGGCATCTTTAGATAGTGTCGAACAGCACTCCATTCACGATGATCGGAGCTCAATAGTCTCAGATTTCAG GACAAGCTCCAT TCGACTCACTAGTGGTATAGTGTCACCGAGTGAGCTTCCAGATTCACCGACGCAAACGGTTCCTTCGAGTCCTCGggctttaaaacaaaaattggacTTTCCGGGTCCGTCGAAACACGCCAGACAAAATCTGGAACACAAACAGAAGCCTCCGCAAAAGTCGAGCGTATTTGAAGACAACACCACCAAATTCAAAGAAGAAAGTACTCCGATTCAGTTTTCAACTGCCACAAGCCTGAGTAGTCTTACTATTGATGACAATGAAGATCACGATTCGCGGGATAAA ACTCCCGATGCCAAATTGATCCATCAAACACCAAAAGTCAGCATCGAATTGACGACCACTGACGAACAACAGCaggaaaaaaaagacaatgaAAAAGACACAAGTGGATTCGACGAATTGAATGATGATTCGGATGGCGACGACGATGACATATTGGCTGCATGTATCAGTGACGGCATGCAGTCCAATAT TTCAGTTCCAACTGCCACTTCTGCATCCAACAAATTGCCAGGAAATGCGTATCAGTACCAACATCAACCCATGAAAATACAGGGTAACAGTACAGGTATTCCGATGCTAAGACATACCACCCCGCCGAGGCACGAGTCCGTTGTGAATACTGTTCTGATCTCTGAAGACCCTCCGAAGAGATATTGTACTGAAGACACGCCTGCTGAATTGAGTCGGGCAG GATCGCATTCAAATCTTAGCGTTTTGTCAATTCCAAAAAGCAAGGCTGGGGACTTTTCTTCCGACGAATCGAGTAACTTGTCAgcggaaaatgaaaatattttagaagaGTGCATTCAATCTGCCATGCCCAAATCGAAAAAAGATTTGAAAG agaCGAGTTTACAGTCGAAAGTTTCAGCAACGAGCATCTTGCCGAGGCGTGCATCGCCGCCCTTTAAACACTCCCAACATGTGCACTCGCAAAAAGCGTCCGATCAGCACGTCAGTGCGGCGCAAAAATCCGAAGAATCCGTAAAAGTGGCCTCGGTTTTCAATTATAAACACCATCCAGGTTTAGAAAGGATCAATAACCCTAAACAGAAAGGTTGCGATGGCCGAGAAGCCAAGTCGAAAGATGGAGATCATAGGGAAACATCGTTGCCCCCTTACGTTTCTATAAAGGACGAGGTGGCCAATTATGAAGTAGAGGACAGTCCCTGCCAGTACTCGCTGAAGTCAAGTTTGAGCGATTTGACCATAGATGGAAGTGTGGCCGGATTAAAACC CTTTCCAAAATCGCCGAACCCCGCGGCTAAACCAAGCAGTGCTGGTCCTAGCAAAAAGCCATCTGGGTCGG ATAATCGTGCAATTTCCAACGAATCTCAGAGGATACAGAACAAGCAGCAGCGCAGAGAGTCGCTGTCGTCTTTAAGTTCGCTGGCGTCGAACGAAGGCGATCAGGTTCTTCTAGAAGAATGCATTTATGCTGGAATGCCAACAGATAAACAGGAGGAAGCTCTGCTAAATGAGTGTATTCAAGCTGGGATGCACTCGGTCAACAGGTCATCAGTTCCAAATAATATGAAATCATTCGAAGGGGATGAATTTCTGAATCAGAATCAGCATATTTCTGAAGGTGAAAACAg gtCAAAAAACGTGAATGTTGCGTCTGTTACCGGGAGCACAGTGGTAATCCCACCACAAGTAAGCGAGCAGTGTCCCAAAATATCAACCACGGTGGCAGGCGTAGAAGAAG GTCCCGCACCAAGTCGGAGCGGCAAGAACGACACCGAGAATCTCGTCAGCTTCGGACAGCCGTCGAGAGTGCAGGACGCCCAGCGGGCGAGAATAGGGACCCCCCCGGCAGCAGATACGTTACCGGACAAATTCTCGCATTCCGAAGAGAACTTATTAACCG ATCAAACGAAGAGTGGATCTAGCAAATCCGTCAATCAGTTCTTGGAGGGCAGCTTCGAAAACGACTTTACCTTTTCGAATTCCGTCAATTGCGCCAATCTCGATCATGAATTCACGAGGAGTTGTGAGGAATCAGGCAATCTAGTGGACAACAGAATGTTGGATCCCGATGCCATGATTGAGTCTCTTGACAG GTTCACTGCGGAGCTAGTGAGCCAAGCCAGCCACCTTAACAAAGAAAAGATTAGCAGTCAATTGGACTTGCCCAACTTGTCCAATGTCGATGATAACACTTGGAACGACGACACTTCACAGAATGAGGTGACTTTCCCGACAATGTCCGGCAGCGCGCCCAACGTCATCACTTTCGGAAGTGAGCAGAATGACGGCTGTAGTGGTGCGGATGTCGTTGACGCTGGAGATAATCATGACGAAGGAATTAGTAACGATTTTTCCTCCATTAACACTTCCACCATGACTGAAAGCACCCTGATAGCAATCGAAGCTGCAAGAATTGCTACC gTATTCAAAAAGGAGGCGGAAATGTCGCAAAGTATCTCTATTGCCAAATCTCTAGATTTGGATTCAGTAAAGCCGCCATCGGAACTAAATTCGCTGACAAATAGTACGATCGGGGGGCACGATAGAGGGACTCCCAGAAGTCCGAAACTCGTGTCTAGGAAAAAGTCCCTTCCGGGAAGTTTACTGGTGAAAAGGGCGTTGAGTAATTCCTTAAACCATGGATCTAG TCGCAAAAGCTTGAACAACAACAGCATCGAAAACCTCGACGGTCTGGATCCTCCCTCGGAAATGCAGAACTTGGTGGACATGGACAATAGTATCACCAGTATAGCGAGTTTGCCCCACGAAGAGACCGAACTGCAGCCGGAATTCATCATCAATGGTTCGGTGGAGAAGTTAGCACCAGACTGTTGGCCGCATCCGATTTTTAACGTGAAGCAGCAGTTTTCTATCTTCGGTCAGAACAGTTCCGTAACTGATTTGGAAATGGTGAATCCTCCGTCGATATTCAACGACATCACGGATATGTGCAACTCGTTAGCTGACGTAGCTACTGATGTTATTGGGACGGAAACgagtgtgtttgaggactgtTTAACTCACATGGCTGAGCAGACTTTCGTCGATAATTCCCTACCg GTCGATACAAGCGAGTTCAGCGATGCTAACAGTATAACCCCCATTCAAACAGACAACAGCAGCGTAGAAAACACTCCGAAAAAAACTTCCAAAACCGCGAACAAAATCGCCATGACGAAACAGCGAAGAAACTTAGCCAGAGACCGTTATAAAACGTACGTGGTGGCTGCTGAAAAGGTCATGCGCGAGTCTATGGAACGTGAATTATTGCTACGAGACTGTACAGAAGATAATAGCGATGCTTCCACTGAGGATTACAGAACTGTGAATGACAGAACGGAACCCTTGGAGTCATCAACCAACGCCACGTACACTATTACCACGACCAAACTTACTCCTAAAGAAAGAAGAAGACTGAACAGATTCAGGTTTGAAACACAAGTGTTGGACGAGGCAACTATTCCGCAACATAATGAGAGTGTCGAAAATGAGAAATCGAAGTCGCCTAGCGGAAGCCCCAGCCCCACAAGGAGCAAGCTAGCGATTAGGcgaaatttccaacaaaagaGACTAGAAAACAAAGAGAG gtttAAAACTCATACATTAAGCGAAAGTAGTTTTGGCTCGCCTGAGTTGCTCGCAGCTTCCCCCTCCTGCGAAGGAAGCGATATCCATTCATTGGTGGAAAAAGAGGCTAACTTGGTATTGAAAACTATCAGAGACAGCAAATTACTTCAC GACGAGATGCTGGATAGTGAAACTCTGAGCCTGGTTTCAAATGATGAAGATTCGGAGCAAACCTTCAATGTGAACTACAAGACttatcacaaaagttggagtTTGAAAAAGCCGAACGTCCCGGCCATCGTTTCGCAATCACATGGACCAAGCCTACAACAAAACGGCAATTCTCTTGAACAAACCAAAAGTACCGTGGAAGTCGGAGAACTCTCAAGTTTAGAACCGCGCGAACTTCTCTCTTTAGAAAGCGTTAATTCGGACGAGGAAAATTGTCCGGGGCAAACCATCGTTAAGCCGAAGATTGTCAAACCCACTGTCACTGCGGCGTCCGAGGCTTCGGACGAGCCGGAAAATGAGGAACCGCCCAAAGGGATAAGAGGGAGACGGAAACCGTTGTATTCCAAAACAACGTCGGGCAGCAAAGTGGCGGCGAAGACGATAAAACCAGCAAGAACTATGGCAGCTTCCAATCTTGTTAAGAATGTGACTTCAACGATTAAATCGG gatCCGCCTTGAAAAACGTCGTAATCGCTCAACCTCATAAACCAGCTGCCGCCTCAAAACCGCCAGTACCGAGTCAAGTGAAATCTAGCGGTTACGGATTAATGCGAAATAGCGCCAACTCTAGCAATAAAGGTGCCTCCAACAGTAGAAGCAGCAGTGGAAATAATAGTCCAAAAAGCAGCCCCAGTCACACTGAAAAGGGCAGTTCGCCTTTAGAGCGACAAGGAACCTTCACCAAGGACGCCACCTCCGCACCCACGTCTAATGCTGTGAAGCAGCCATTAAG GACACCCGCTCCTCCGTCGAAAATACCGTCGTTTGCCCGGCAAATTGCGCGTGCAGTGACCAGTAAAATTCCAGCCAATATCAACCCCCCCAACCCAGTTGGTAGATCGAGCACAACAGCGAAGGCTTTGAGTGTCAATCGCACTAATAAAACCTCCAGGATCTACAACAG ATCCACTAGTGCGGACAGTAGGGAAACTGCCAAGAAAATACAGCCTTCTTCATCCACACAAAGCCTAAAGGGCGAGTCCCGGACTCCGCCCAACGGTGTCTTGAAGAAAACTGGCATTCCCAGTCCCGCCCCACGCTCCAACAGTAACGTGAGCGTGGCGTCAAACGGGAGCGCAAAGAAGCAAGTTACCAGTAAAATTGCCAGTTTATGGAAGAAAGTCGAAGAAAACAGAGGAAAACAGCAACCTGTTCAAG ATAAGAGGGTTTGGATGACTCCGTCAACAGTACAACAAAACGGAGTCAAAGAAGAATCAAACTTAATGGTTTCACCCGTTAACGAGTCGTAG